GACCTGGGTGCGGCTTGGATTTTTTACCGGTATGTACTTTGGCTGCCAAAGCTTTGGTTTTAAAGTCAACGATACCCATAAGATCTGAACCCTGTGAAGCGATCTGGAAGTATCTACCGAAATCTTCACCTTTATTCTCATTCAGGAAACAGTCATGGAGGATCTTACCGATGTTTGGAATATCACCCACGATTGGGAAGTCAGGCTTAGAGTAATCAATAATATAGGTATGACCTGCATCTTTCAATGCCACAGCGAAGTATGGCCCATACGGTGTATCGGCGATACCGGCAACTCTTGATGGTCCGATCTGTCCGTCAGGATCGATCACACGGCTGGTATCATAGGCTTTTAGAGGCTTAAGTGTATGTGCATCACACAGTACGGCACCACCTGGATTGTAGTTACCCGCTATGACATATTTACCATCCGGAGATACAGCAAGGCCTCTTGACTCCTGTCCGACCTGTACAGAGGCGACAGCCGGCTGACCCGGTGCACCGATATCGAACATTGTCAATCTACCTGAACGTGAGATGGAGTAGGCATATCTAGGCTCTGCTTTGTTAGTCACTGTTACGTGTACCGCGAAGCCTGCTTTATGTCTGGAAAGTACTTTACCTGTTGTAGAATCGATAAAGTCAACCAAAGAAGCATCTCTCTCTGTCGCAAAAGTAATGTCTTTTACATTTTTGACATCTCCGCCTTTATATTTAAGATTACCGTTCTTGTCTACAGGATACTTTTTAGCCAATGCATCGACATCTGCCAATTTAATCCAAGTCTGCTGCACTTTCTCAAGATCAAGTTTGAGCTCGACAGTGTTCTTCCAGTCCATCAGCCAGTTAACCATTCCCGCTGCATCGTCTTTTGAGAATTTAGCACTCCACGCAGGCATTGCTGTATTTTCTCTACCATGCAAGATAGTTGCAGCTAAATTCTCTGCATTCTTCTTTTTAAGTGCTTTAGGTCTAAGGTCGGAACCGACACCACCCTGGTGGATTGGACCGTGACATCCCTGACACTCTTTCTCATACATCTTGGCAAAATCCATATTGGATGTACCTGCAATAGCCAGTGTTGCTACAAAACTTGTTGCTGCAGCCAATCCTAAAATTCTGTTTAATTTCATTTGTTCTCCTTTTTTAAAAACATCAATGTAACATAGATAAAATGGATCATTTTACCTATGTTTTACAATACGTTTTACGAAGAGCTAACCCATAGCCCTTCACAATATTGCAGGATTTACTTTTCCTGCTGCAATCTCTTTTTCTCACTGAAATAGATCCAGAACATCGGTAAAATAATTATCGTATGTAAAAAGATCGTCAGTGTCAGAGGTCCCTGATTGAGCCAGCCAAAAAAACTTGGTACGACATCAGTAAACGGTTCAAATAACATTCCCATTTCTCTCTCCTTCTTTTTTAGTTGGTACGGAAGATCCGTACCTTTTTGTATTTAGGCAGCCTGTGCTGCTTTTTGCTCTTTACCAATGGTAAGAAGATCCCACACAAGGTAGATGAATCCTACGAATGTCACCACACCCATAATCGCTCTCCAGACCATAGCCTGAACAAACCAAGGCAACTCCTGCGCAGCAAAGAATGCAGTCCATCCGGCACCAAGCTCAGCTCTTTCTACAAGTACCTGCTCATAACCGGCAATCGTCAAGGCTACAGTCATTCCCAGTACACCAAACACAATAAGGAAAATCCCCATTTTAGATTTAAAGGTTGCCTTTAATCTCTCAATACCATACGCATACTGAACACCCAGGTACATCATCCCGATAAGGATCGTAGCATAAGCCCCGAAGAATGCCAGGTGACCGTGAGCCGCTGTAAACTGTGTACCGTGTGTATAGATATTTACCTGTGGCAATGTGTGGAAGAATCCCCAAACACCTGCACCCAAAAAGTTACCAAACGCGTTTGTTACGATCCATGCAATAGCCGGTCCATTATTTGCAACAGCCCCTTTATGACCTTCTGCTTTTGCTATACCCTGTTCTTTACCCCAGTCGTAGAGTACGTGAACAAACATTGCTACCAATGGAACTGGTTCCAGTGCTGAGAATAGCGCACCAATTTCCCACCAGTACTCAGGTGTACCGATCCAGAAGTAATGGTGACCCATACCAAGGATACCAGAACCAAATAACATAAGAACTTCGATCCATAGCCACATTTCAACGATCTCTCGTTTAGCACCGATGATCTTGATAAGTGAATACGCTGCAAGAACTCCTACAAATACTTCCCAAGTCGCTTCAACCCAAAGGTGTATAACCCACCACCACCAGAATTGGTCCATAGAAATGTTATCTGTGAAGAACATACCTGCAACATAAAGACCGGCAAGCGCAAGCAAGTCAGCGACCATCACTGTCATGATCCCTGTTTTCTGTCCCTTCATAAAGGTTGCAAAAACATTCCAGTAAAAGATAAGTACAACTACGACGATACCGATATCGGCCCATCTTGGTGCTTCAACATACTCTCTACCTTCGTTGATCAGCCAGATAGATGCTTCAGTACCGGCACCGACCTGAATAAAGATATATACAAGTACAACCACTGTTACAGCAGCTGTTAGAACCCAGAATGCGAGTTTGCCAAGTCCGGCATGCACCAACTGTTCACCTGTTTCATCAGAAAGCATGAAATAGACCGATCCGATCATTGCATAAAGCATCCAGACGACCAGTGCATTGATGTGTACCATTCTGGCAACGTTAAAGTCAAACAGTTCAAACAAGAACCCCGGAACCAGGAATTGTATCGCAGCGATAAGACCCATAAGAAGCTGTGCACCAAAGAGTATGATCGCTACTCTGAAATACATCATTCCTAATTCTTTACCTTTATCACCCGCAAATTCATTTGTTTTAATACTAGTGAGCATTTGTGCCTCCTGCTTTGAATTGATCAACAGTTTTCGAGAAGTTTCTTGGGAAACCGTTGGTGTCGATACTACTCATATGCTTGAGGAAAGCTACCAATCCTTTTGCTTCATCTGCGGTAATACCGAGATTTGGCATCATACGTGCATGTGTAGGATACTGTGAAGGATGCTGAAGGAATTCAGCCATTGCTTCCTCGACTGTACTCTTTCCTGTCATACCCTGAAGCGGTCCGCCTTTCTGCCATGCAGGATCCAACCATGCTTTTGTAAGATCCGGAGCAAAATAAGCACCGTTACCTAAAAGTGTATGACAATTCATACAGTTCTTTGCCTGAGAAGTCAGTTTACCAAGGTGTAGCAATGCTGCTGCATCCTTTTGACTCCACTCTTTACCGAAGAATGGCTGTTTTTCACCGATCACCGGTACCTCATGCCCTCTTTTTTTACTCATTTTGTAATCAATTTTATAATTGATAACCGTTGCTGCCGGTACTCTCTTGTCTACCCCGTTCTTAAGGTCTGCATCTGTACCCATACTGATCTGTCCAAGCGTATCGAACGAAAGCCAGATAAGCAAAATCGTTGCAAATCCTGTTACCCATGCCGCTGAACGACGCCAGAATGGAATACTCGTCCATACCGAAACATTTTTGTTAGCCATGTGTCCTCCTTTTTTATTTATAAGACGCTTTTTGAACAAAGTCCAACAAAGCTACGCTAACGCTGAGCCAACTTCAGCAGTTGGCTCATGCAGCTGGCCGCATTGATATTTTGTTCACAAAACATACTTATTTATTTTGTATCCTGCACCGTATCGTCTGCTTCTTCATATCGCTCATCCGCTGCACTTATCAGATAAAAATAAAGATGCGGGATAAAGAAATACGCTACCATCGTTACCATCAGCACTTTTACGGTGAAATGGTTACTCTGGATGAGCATCGCGAAGTCGTACAGGAAGTAAGTTTGTAATGCCCAAAATAGATACCCTACAGGCATCCACTTTTTGGAAAAGTACCCCATTTTGGCAAGGGTGATGATCGCTGCATACCCTATACCAAAAAGAAGTACCAGTGTCGATTCAATGAAGATCGGTAAGAACTGATCCAACGCGATCTCCGGACGAACGATTAACTGCTCCATTCATGTCTCCTGTTGAAATATCTATTTACTAAAGGGGTCAAAACCCTAGAGCATAGGTGTATTATGACAGTTTAGAGGTTAGAAGAGCTTGACATATATCAAGAAAAAGGAGAAAAATCAAGGAAATTTATTTCTTGATTAAGTAGTAATTATAGTTATGCTTCGGAAGAAAAAGTTATGGATGCATCGTTATTCAACGATACATCTCGCAGCAAAGAAAGGTCTTGCGTAATTGGGTGAGACAAAGTTGTCACCTTCAAGTCTCCAGTCGTTTTCCTTTGTAATATACACCGACTGTGCCACTTTACGTTGCATTCTGCTTTCACAGATAACGGTCTGCCCATTCTCGAAAGCAGTTTGGACCGCTTCCATTCTGCTCGTGGTGATCTTGTAATGCAGCCCTACCATGATGGCGATCACCAGTGATACCCACAAAAGCCCTCTCTTCCATGCACCTTTTGCCATGAACGGCCGCGTACCGACAAAAAGAGTGATGAGAAGAATGATGCCGCCTAATATAAGGTAGGCACCTTCGAGATAGAAAAAGTTTTTCATAATATTATTTGCCTCTGTTTAGCGTAATTTAAATTGATAAATATATGGTAACACAGTTTCCCCTTGTCCTAATTGATATTCATCAAGCCTGCTTTAAACAAAAACATCTATACTTGCAGAAATCATTTTCATTACTATTACAGCAAGTTTATAGCTGAATATTTCAAAAGGCCCACCATGCAGAACATGCGAAAATATCTTCTACCCGCATTTTTCCTGGCTTTTCTCCTGATCGGCATCAATGCCCTGATAGAGAGCAAACCCAGCCCGAAAAATACACGGGTCTACAAAACCGTACAACAGTTCAGCCCCTATGCACTCGAAAAACGTTTTGGCGGCTTGCAGATCATCAACAAAGAAGACCCGAAATTCAAAGAAAAACCCAACAATATGACCATCTTCAAAGAGTTCGAGCGCCTGGAAAAAGAGTGGGGCAAAAAGCATTTAAAACTTAAAAATGATACACTGGTCATACTGGACAATAACGGTACAACAGTCCATACGCTGCCTCTTCAAAGTAAAGAAGAGACAACGTTCATACATCATTACTACGGGATATAATTATGCAGGATCTTGTCTTAACACTGGTCTTTTCCATTGTCATGCTGGTCTTCATGGCCTTCCCCGCTATGAAGATCTCCGACTGGCTGCAGGAGAAAATGGCATTCTCGGACAGAACTCATAATGTTCTCCAGATACTTCTCACTGTTTTCCTTTCCCTCTGCATAGGCCTTTTCCTTAAGTATGCATAACCACATATTAACAACAATTTAGCTAAAATAATCCATTAATTTTACATCCGTATCGGGTGTCTTGGAGTATAACAATGAATGAAGCAAAATATATCTGGATGGATGGAGAATTGATAGACTGGAAAGATGCCAAAGTGCATATTCTCACACATACAGTACACTATGGAAATGCTGTTTTTGAGGGAACCAGAGCATACCAGACTGAAGATGGCTTAGCCATTTTCAGACTGGATGATCACTGCAAAAGACTTTTCAATTCTGCCAAGATTGTTGCTATCAAACCAAATATGGATTATGAAACAGTAAGGCAGGCACATATTGAAGTACTGAGAAGTAATGGATTTACCGGAAATGTATATATGAGACCTCTTATATTCCTGGGATATGGACAAATGGGGGTACATCATGTCAAAGCTCCTGTCAGAACGGCGGTTGCTGCCTGGGAATGGGGGGCTTACCTCGGTGATGAAGGCCTTGAAAATGGTATTAAGGTCTGCACCTCGTCTATTACACGCAATCCGAACCGTTCTACTTTTGGCAAAGCCAAGGCAGCAGCAAACTACCTCAATAGTCAAATGGCCAAATATGAAGCTATTGAAAATGGTTTTGAGGAAGCACTCATGCTTGACGAGAACGGTTTTGCAGCAGAGGGAACAGGTGAGTGTCTTTTTATCGTAAGAGATGGTGTTTTAATTTCGCCTCCGAACGATAATTCCCTGGAATCTATCACCCAGGATACTATTTTAGAGCTCGCAAAAGATGCCAATATACCAATAGAGCGCAGAAATATTACCCGGGATGAGATCTATATCTGCGATGAAGCATTCTTTACCGGAACCGCAGCCGAAGTAACGCCGATCAACTCACTTGATCACAGAGTTGTCGGCAATGGAGCAAGAGGGCCCATGACAGAGCAGCTTCAAAGTGCCTATTTTGATGTTGTTTTTGGCAGAAATGAAAAATACAAACACTATTTGACTTATATTTAACATATAAATACATCAAAAACAAAAAGGAATGCAATGCCTGCAGACATGAACGACTATTTCAAAAAGAAAAAACCCAATAACAGCAATAATAACAATCAGGGAAACGGGAACAATAGTTTCCAAAACCCCATGGGAGGTATGGGAAAAGGTGCCTCATGGATACTCATTGTCATTGCCATTGCTTTTGGCCTTTTTGCCCTCAAACCTTTTACCATTATCAATTCCGGTGAGGTCGGCATCAAGATCAATACCGGTAAATTCGAGGACACTCCTTTACAGCCGGGACTACATTTCTATATACCCATCCTACAGAAGATCGTACCGGTCAATACCCGTATCAGGCTCATCACCTACTCTGATATCTCTACAGGCGCACTGGGTGAAGGATACAGAAATTATGAAGGCGGGCTTAAACGGAACCCTGCCATAACCGTGCTTGACAGACGTGGACTGACCGTCAATATCGATCTGGCCGTGCAGTACAGGCTGCGTGCCGAAACAGCACCAAAGACCATTGAAAAATGGGGTACGAGTTGGGAAGAGAAGATCATCAACTCCAAAGTACGTGAAGTGGTACGTGATGTCGTAGGACAGTACACGGCAGAACAGCTTCCCGAAATGCGTAATGAGATCGCTGCGGCTATTGAAACAAAGATCAAGCAGAGTGTACAGGAGCTTCCCGAGAAACCGGTCATCCTTACTTCTGTAGAGCTCAGGACCATCAATCTCCCCACAAAGATCAAAGAACAGATCGAGCGTGTACAGATCGCCAAGCAGGAAGTGACCATTGCCGAGCAGATGAAAGAAAAAGCGAAACAGGAAGCACAGCGTAAAGCGGAGATCGCACGCGGTGAAGCGGAGAAGAACCGTATCGAAGCACAGGGTGAAGCGGACAAGATCCGTATTGAAGCTGAAGAACAGGCCAAAGCGAACAAACTCATTTCAAATTCACTCACATCTGATCTTCTGCAGCTCGAGCAGATCAAGACACAGGGAAAATTCAATGAAGCACTCAAGGTCAACAAAGATGCTCAGATCTTCCTGACACCCGGCGGTGCGGTACCGAACATCTGGGTAGATGCCAAAGGCAAAGAGCAAAAAGCCATCTCGGCTGCTCAATAATATCTCGTAGGGTGTGCCATTGCACACCGCAGATAAGAAGAACGGACATCATCGGTGTGCAATGGCACACCCCCTACACATGGAGAAATTTATCATGACCATAGACTGGAACAAAAACCCCCTTATCCCCGCTATTGCACAGGATGCACAGACAAACGATGTCCTTATGCTTGCCTACATGAATAAAGAAGCCTATGAACTCACCCTCTCTACAGGGTATGCACACTATTTCAGTCGCTCTAAACAGCGGATCTGGAAAAAAGGTGAAAGTTCCGGGCATACACAGGAAGTTAAAGATGTACTTCTTGACTGTGATGCAGATACCGTGATACTCAAGATAAAACAGAACGGTGTTGCCTGTCATACAGGACGTAAAAGCTGTTTCTTTACCTCTGTCTTGCAAGAGAAGGTCATTCTGGACAAAGAGGTCGATACCGATGCCATTTACGGTGTGATCGATACCCTTTACCATACCATTCTTGAACGAAAAAATGCCTCAGCAGAACAGAAATCATGGACAAAAAAACTTCTGGATGACAAAGATCTCATGCTCAGCAAGATACGTGAAGAGGCGGATGAAGTCTGTGTCGCTATCGATGAAGAGAGTGATGAACAGGTTATCTACGAAACTGCCGACCTGCTCTACCATACCCTTGTAGGACTCGGATACAGAGAGATCTCTCCGGACAGAGTAAAACAGGAATTGGCAAGACGTTTCGGAATGTCAGGAATAGAAGAGAAAAAGAATAGAAAAAAATAACGGATTCATCCGTTGTTGTAGGTCGGGGTGAGGACACCCCAACCTACACTGTAATTAACACCCTCCGGCACACCCTGGACTCTCGGCACTTCCCCCCGCAAAATAATCCCCGTCAAAACTGACAAGTGAATAGTTTCTATCTTTTCCGAGAGACTCTTTCAATCCCTCTATGGACAAAAAACCAAGTGAATCGGCACCCATATTTTTAGCGATCTCTTCAGGAGTATATTTGGTAGAAACAAGCTCCTGCTTCGTCGGCGTATCGATACCGTATCGGCAGGGGTATTTGATCTCCGGTGCCGCGATGCGCATATGTACTTCTTTGGCACCTGCCTCTTTCAGCATTCTGACGATCTGCTTGGAAGTCGTACCTCTTACCAGTGAATCATCAATGATCGCTACTCTTTTCCCACGAATCAAATGTTTGATAGGAGAGAGTTTCATCTTCACTTTAAGGTCACGGATCTCCTGTGTAGGCTCAATGAACGTTCGCCCAACATAGTGGTTCCGTACGATACCCATCTCAAAAGGCACGCCCAGTCCGTCTGCATATCCTCTGGCGGCAGCCACACCCGAATCGGGTACCGGCAGAACCAGGTCAATGTCTGCCGGTGTCTCTTCGGCCAGTTTTCTACCCATTCTCAAACGCATTTCATAAACATTCTTACCATCGATAATAGAGTCCGGTCTTGCAAAATAGATATATTCAAAAGCACAAGGGTGATAATCAGGTTCAAATATCTGCTCGGAAAGAGGTTCTTTCCCCTCTTCGAAGATCAGCATCTCACCGGGCTTGACATCACGTACGAACTCTGCACCGACAAGATCAAAAGCACAGGTTTCGGAAGCGACTATCCATCCACCGTCTTTGAGCTTGCCAAGGCTGAGAGGACGAATACCGAATCTATCACGGATCACGAACATTTTGGAGCGGCTCTGAATGGCCAGACAGTAGGCACCCTCTATTTTATATATCATATCTTTGATACGGTCGACCAGCGCATCATTTTGGCTTTTGGCAATAAGGTGAATGATATTCTCAGTATCCATATCGGTCTGGAAAATAGCTCCACGATCAATCAGTCTGTTACGCACTTCGTTTTTATTAACAAGGTTTCCGTTATGCACGACTGAGATCTCACCGAGTTTATATTTGGCAAATACAGGCTGGGAATCACCGGCAGATTCACTTCCGGCAGTAGAATAACGGTTATGCCCTACAGCACATCCACCTTCCATACTGTCGAGTGTCTCCTGTGAAAAAACGTCTGCCACCATACCGCGTTTTTTGTACATGAAGATACGCTCACCGTTCGCCGTGGAGATACCCGTAGCTTCCTGCCCGCGATGCTGCATCGCAAAGAGAGAGTAATAGGCTACCGTAGAAGCTTTTTTCGCACCGAACACACCGACAATTGCACACATTATAAAGCTCCTTCTGAGTTTAGTGAATAGTTATAGTAATGTATCATTTTAGATTCCTAAACAATCATTGATGGAGTAAAGACCATTCTTCTGGTCTACCAGCCATTTTGCCGCTCTGATGGCACCTTTGGAAAAAGTCTCCCTACTGGTTGCCGTATGGTTGAGCTCGAGGAATTCACCATCATTGTAGAAACCGACCGTATGCCGCCCTACGATGTCACCGCCGCGCAGTGCCATTACCGCAATCTCATCCTTGGTTCTTGCACCGATCTGACCGTCCCTACCGGACACTCTTACATCATCAAGCTCAAGTCCACGCCCTTTGGCAGCGAATTCGCCCAGTGTCAGTGCCGTACCGCTTGGTGCATCTACTTTGTGTCTATGATGCTGCTCTACGATCTCTATGTCGAAATCTTTCAACGTCGCTGAAACCTGCTCAACCAGCTGCTTTAAAAGAGCGATGCCCGCAGACATATTGGAAGAGTAGAGTACCGGCATCTCTTTGGCC
This DNA window, taken from Sulfurovum lithotrophicum, encodes the following:
- a CDS encoding nitrite reductase, giving the protein MKLNRILGLAAATSFVATLAIAGTSNMDFAKMYEKECQGCHGPIHQGGVGSDLRPKALKKKNAENLAATILHGRENTAMPAWSAKFSKDDAAGMVNWLMDWKNTVELKLDLEKVQQTWIKLADVDALAKKYPVDKNGNLKYKGGDVKNVKDITFATERDASLVDFIDSTTGKVLSRHKAGFAVHVTVTNKAEPRYAYSISRSGRLTMFDIGAPGQPAVASVQVGQESRGLAVSPDGKYVIAGNYNPGGAVLCDAHTLKPLKAYDTSRVIDPDGQIGPSRVAGIADTPYGPYFAVALKDAGHTYIIDYSKPDFPIVGDIPNIGKILHDCFLNENKGEDFGRYFQIASQGSDLMGIVDFKTKALAAKVHTGKKSKPHPGQGSSWFNKKLGKQLNATNSMNFGSVVIWESPGWNIVKKVKTAGGGLFVGTGEDTPWIWSDCVLGKPDKYNEVHLINKETLETDRIIKVGKAKGQLIDAKSGKVLQEWDATQYEKIPVNEVASKMSNEKLMPPVAEGKHGAKVKDPVQPRLLHAEPANHGKWTMISEWTTGRIGIYESETGKFIKYIENLTTPTFTYSVEHRQHVPGA
- a CDS encoding cbb3-type cytochrome c oxidase subunit I — its product is MLTSIKTNEFAGDKGKELGMMYFRVAIILFGAQLLMGLIAAIQFLVPGFLFELFDFNVARMVHINALVVWMLYAMIGSVYFMLSDETGEQLVHAGLGKLAFWVLTAAVTVVVLVYIFIQVGAGTEASIWLINEGREYVEAPRWADIGIVVVVLIFYWNVFATFMKGQKTGIMTVMVADLLALAGLYVAGMFFTDNISMDQFWWWWVIHLWVEATWEVFVGVLAAYSLIKIIGAKREIVEMWLWIEVLMLFGSGILGMGHHYFWIGTPEYWWEIGALFSALEPVPLVAMFVHVLYDWGKEQGIAKAEGHKGAVANNGPAIAWIVTNAFGNFLGAGVWGFFHTLPQVNIYTHGTQFTAAHGHLAFFGAYATILIGMMYLGVQYAYGIERLKATFKSKMGIFLIVFGVLGMTVALTIAGYEQVLVERAELGAGWTAFFAAQELPWFVQAMVWRAIMGVVTFVGFIYLVWDLLTIGKEQKAAQAA
- a CDS encoding c-type cytochrome; the encoded protein is MANKNVSVWTSIPFWRRSAAWVTGFATILLIWLSFDTLGQISMGTDADLKNGVDKRVPAATVINYKIDYKMSKKRGHEVPVIGEKQPFFGKEWSQKDAAALLHLGKLTSQAKNCMNCHTLLGNGAYFAPDLTKAWLDPAWQKGGPLQGMTGKSTVEEAMAEFLQHPSQYPTHARMMPNLGITADEAKGLVAFLKHMSSIDTNGFPRNFSKTVDQFKAGGTNAH
- a CDS encoding branched-chain amino acid transaminase, which encodes MNEAKYIWMDGELIDWKDAKVHILTHTVHYGNAVFEGTRAYQTEDGLAIFRLDDHCKRLFNSAKIVAIKPNMDYETVRQAHIEVLRSNGFTGNVYMRPLIFLGYGQMGVHHVKAPVRTAVAAWEWGAYLGDEGLENGIKVCTSSITRNPNRSTFGKAKAAANYLNSQMAKYEAIENGFEEALMLDENGFAAEGTGECLFIVRDGVLISPPNDNSLESITQDTILELAKDANIPIERRNITRDEIYICDEAFFTGTAAEVTPINSLDHRVVGNGARGPMTEQLQSAYFDVVFGRNEKYKHYLTYI
- a CDS encoding prohibitin family protein is translated as MPADMNDYFKKKKPNNSNNNNQGNGNNSFQNPMGGMGKGASWILIVIAIAFGLFALKPFTIINSGEVGIKINTGKFEDTPLQPGLHFYIPILQKIVPVNTRIRLITYSDISTGALGEGYRNYEGGLKRNPAITVLDRRGLTVNIDLAVQYRLRAETAPKTIEKWGTSWEEKIINSKVREVVRDVVGQYTAEQLPEMRNEIAAAIETKIKQSVQELPEKPVILTSVELRTINLPTKIKEQIERVQIAKQEVTIAEQMKEKAKQEAQRKAEIARGEAEKNRIEAQGEADKIRIEAEEQAKANKLISNSLTSDLLQLEQIKTQGKFNEALKVNKDAQIFLTPGGAVPNIWVDAKGKEQKAISAAQ
- the hisIE gene encoding bifunctional phosphoribosyl-AMP cyclohydrolase/phosphoribosyl-ATP diphosphatase HisIE, giving the protein MEKFIMTIDWNKNPLIPAIAQDAQTNDVLMLAYMNKEAYELTLSTGYAHYFSRSKQRIWKKGESSGHTQEVKDVLLDCDADTVILKIKQNGVACHTGRKSCFFTSVLQEKVILDKEVDTDAIYGVIDTLYHTILERKNASAEQKSWTKKLLDDKDLMLSKIREEADEVCVAIDEESDEQVIYETADLLYHTLVGLGYREISPDRVKQELARRFGMSGIEEKKNRKK
- the purF gene encoding amidophosphoribosyltransferase; translated protein: MCAIVGVFGAKKASTVAYYSLFAMQHRGQEATGISTANGERIFMYKKRGMVADVFSQETLDSMEGGCAVGHNRYSTAGSESAGDSQPVFAKYKLGEISVVHNGNLVNKNEVRNRLIDRGAIFQTDMDTENIIHLIAKSQNDALVDRIKDMIYKIEGAYCLAIQSRSKMFVIRDRFGIRPLSLGKLKDGGWIVASETCAFDLVGAEFVRDVKPGEMLIFEEGKEPLSEQIFEPDYHPCAFEYIYFARPDSIIDGKNVYEMRLRMGRKLAEETPADIDLVLPVPDSGVAAARGYADGLGVPFEMGIVRNHYVGRTFIEPTQEIRDLKVKMKLSPIKHLIRGKRVAIIDDSLVRGTTSKQIVRMLKEAGAKEVHMRIAAPEIKYPCRYGIDTPTKQELVSTKYTPEEIAKNMGADSLGFLSIEGLKESLGKDRNYSLVSFDGDYFAGGSAESPGCAGGC
- the dapB gene encoding 4-hydroxy-tetrahydrodipicolinate reductase, which gives rise to MTKVGIVGSTGRMGAHLIKNVLEEEGLELAALHVFDELTVDVPDEVLITNSMSEVLKASNVVIDFSAPVATQELCEEALKNPTALVIATTGFTAHQQNLLTEAAKEMPVLYSSNMSAGIALLKQLVEQVSATLKDFDIEIVEQHHRHKVDAPSGTALTLGEFAAKGRGLELDDVRVSGRDGQIGARTKDEIAVMALRGGDIVGRHTVGFYNDGEFLELNHTATSRETFSKGAIRAAKWLVDQKNGLYSINDCLGI